The DNA window aaagaaaaataatataaaaaatgaatactCAAACTGTGCAGTTGTACATTATTACTATATGAAACTACTAAGTACTACTCCAGTTGAAGAAGCAGGGAAAATATAACAGTTTTTCCCTTAACTggaagtataaaatatattatatatatgtatattcaGATACTTAGTTCTTACATCGATCTTTCAATCGGACCTAAATTTCTGTTCTTGTAATAAGAAATGTATGCATGCATACATTCAATAATTCAGATTGCTGGATATTTCATTTTGGTTAGCCTTcctatgtgtatatatatatttctgatAATATGTTGTCTAATTCTAACTGCTATTTCAAAAAAAACTCCAGAAttccttttattattttacacttTCTGAATGCCATTTGTcattataaatgaaatattttaacattagcGAAGACAAAAAGCAGAAGATTTTTAGTGGCGCATAAAAGCGCCGCAAAGAATTAGCGAACCTATCGGCAATTAGCCTTTATCGACGCTAATTTAGCACCGCATAAATACGTCGCATAAGTTTAAGTCTGAAACAGCTCACCTTCCTGTCCCATAGcttaattattaatcattacATACCAAACAAATAAGCACAGTCCATTTCATAGCATCAttgttttttggaaaaaaaacttTTTCGGTCTTTAGTCATTCAAACCTGGTATTTGGTATTTGTTTCCATCAAAGTACCTCGGTTTCTAGATGTCAACGCTACTAAGCACCTAAAAGCATCATAGACTTACTATTTGGTAGAGCAAATATGCTTTCAAAATTTAGAGTCAATAGCTACCATTCTAACTTTTGATGTCCTTATTTCCATTTCCATAGTTAGTGGTGAATAAATTAGAATCACTCATGAGTAACTCCTTTGatacaaaaaaaactttttttcgCCAATTGTCTCGTCTTGTTAAATGGATTATCACAAAGAATATCCAAGTCAAACAGACATAAGTTCATTGAGATATTTCATTTTTCTCGAGCTTTGTTCATCTCTTTTTCATTCGAGGTGACAATGTCTAAGTTCCTTAAAAGGAATTTCGGAATGTTCTAAAGTTTGTGTTCTTTGTTTGAGAGTTCATTCATTTCTTTTATCCAGATTTATTCTTGAAGTTGAGGTGGCTAACATAATTACTACAATTATAAcctctttttaatttaaattgttcTTAACTAGAACCAAATCTAAAactttaatcttttaaattccTTTACACTTTATTATGCTCTTCATTCTAATCTTACAAAGTTTGGATAATGATTGTAATTCTTTTGATAATGATCTGTCATTATTGCTTAAagatacttttataaataaaacaaaaaaagattctttttagaaaaaatgCACTCACTTGATGTGATGTTCaagaacatttttttaaaagttgacaAAAATTACTTGACATGACTTGTTTTGCGTGCCCAACAAAAACTCATCGATGACTGCAAGGATCCAAATGAAGTAATGGACTGCCATGCCATGACATATGCTTGGACAAActtcaaacaaatttaataaaatttagatgctctaaattctaaaaatttatttttcttctcattttgTTATGGGAagtttttaacaattaaaaataaattgggtATATTTGTTTCCAGAGTGGTGATATATGACTTTTTTTCCtatgaaaaatgattttattttattttaataaaaaatgatttttatttttttctaatagaAAATGATCTAGTTAAGTAATAAGTCACTTTtgtggaaaaaaaaattgaacattgTTTTGTCTCTCTCCTATTTAATTATTCTTGGAAGatgatatttgatattattaatggCTAGGCACAACTCCCAAGTCACCAactatattttctcttcattatatctttatttttttttcaaacttagaTTTTGGGTTCTTTAGGAATTTTAAGaggattttgaaaaataaatcttagttaataaaaaattatattatttaaaatctattgAATgaatgatcaatttttttttttaataaaaataaatatattttaattgattaaaattaaataatcacaTTGGTAGTAtagattaatattttgtaaaaaactttaaaaatccAATATCAAACTAGCTCTAATAGTTGTCAtctatgaattttttttacttttttcatcattatttattattttttttttttttttacattttcatcCATCATTGTCAAATGATCAATAATTAAGAATTCTTTTGAGAGAGATCATTAAAacattgtttttttgtttttttatttattataaaactaataaaaaactaaaattaatttaagatctaataaaaatttaaaaataattcaaatataatatatctttttatttattgtttcataatttttattaattaaatcacttaattcattacttaaaatactaaaataatttttaattttttaaaatatttattatattattatatggtAAGTTATTTTGAAATGGTGAAGATCCCTCTTTAAGtcattatactaaaaaaatgtatttttcaaatcaacactaataattttttttaataattcaagatatatttaaataaacatataccAAACATACCTAGCCTCCGTTTGGTTGGAGATATAACACtgtttatataacataataatatgtatagtacatttaattagttgtttggttaaaaattatatatttacggtatttataaccattataaattatacctcGTATAGGTATAAATTAGTAACTGATAGCATTAGGTATAagatttactaattttattctTCCATATTTAGCTTACATATAAATTtccatttataattatatattcaacattttttatttttagtccTATCTTTCATTCTCTCTTAATTCCTTATCAAGTTCTTCTTTTTAACTGCAAATCCTCTTTAGTCTTTATCAAATTTTTCTCCTTCAACCTAAATTACAAATCTTCTTTAATCCTTATAagttcttcttctccttcaacCTAAACTGCAAATCCTCTTTAATccttatcatgttcttcttctcATTCAACTTAAGCGACAAATCCCGGTGAAAAATGAGATTTCTACTTGACAATTCAGAAAAGTCTCTGGTGATTTTGGCTTTTGTATATACAGATCAAGATTGAAGGATTTCCGTGGTTTCCTTATTCAGTAAAGATGGGTTTTTTTAGCTTCTGGCCACACATTGTGGTCcgagaagaagagaaaatcatatataaattattttaaaatatttatacgataatcaaatataattgataataaaaattaaaataagataaatattaaattaataattaaaatagtttatataaatataacggtaaaatagtcttttattcCTTTTCTTATTCCACcaatcaaacacaaaattataaaatataaacaatttatacCTATATTGAATTTTCTACCAAacacatataaattatataaattatatatcttaGTACTCCATATAACTTATACCCTTATAACTTGTAccaatataattaatacttcCTACCAAAAGATgccctaaattattaaaattaaatagtaacacaaaaaaacaaattaatccttcaaaatcctcaaattcaaaatttctcaATAAGATAAACTTGAAATTTTCTTAGCATACAAATTAAAGTCTTAGATAAGCTCCAACattaaggtcttgtttgatatttgggtttttggtttttttaagagattttttttttatccacgATCACTTCATCTATTTAAtcactatttttatattttaaaatatcaaaattatattttatttaattatttaaaattaatttatcattatatgttgagagaaaaaaaaatagaaaattatcgTCAATAAACACCTAAGGCCTTGTTCGTTATAGCTTATTAGAAAAaccaattcaaaatcaaatatcacttTCCTCCTATTttatcaatcacatcactcaaatcattaaccaaaatactaaaataccctctattttaaattattgttttttattttatttatatatatcaatatcctttaagtctttttaccaaaaataattattatctccttaaaatcatcacccatcatttttttttctctcttggtttttaaaaaaacccataACCGAACAACCTCTaagaactttttttaattatcaaacatgatttttattttgagaaaaatacaatcaaaaatcaaacaagctctagatCACTTTCTATCTTATCAATATATAGTTTATCCATACAATCAATATATGTGACTCTCATCCATTAAGTTTTCTCCTCTTCAACAATATCTATTAAACAAGTTTTTCTCAACTATTGAACTAACTTGGATTTACGATAGGGTTGTTGTGGGGTCAAGCCCACAAAcctaattttttcaaaaaattagttcattttcagattaaatatttaatttaatttatttattttttaaaatcacccTAACTCTAAATCCTGAATGTGATAAGCCTTCTCTTCGTACAATTCTCCACCACTTCATTTTAAATGTTGGGACCATGAAAACCTTtgaaaaccctatctctttCTTACTCTTGTTAGGTCAATAATAAAGCAATAAATGCTATTTCCCTCTCTTAAAAGCTCctccttttcttcttccaaaCAAGTTTTTAACACAAAATTGAAGAAGACAATGAATTCGACTGTGAATTCATTAATTTCTTGATACTCAGTAAAAAAACAACATCTGTGATTCTATTCACTATACGTGTCTACAAGCTAGCTAGCTCCCACCACAATCATTATACCCTTCTTCTTATATAATACCTATCCATGCAATACAATATTTCCTCATCCCTTGTAATTTTACTATTCAACTCTCAATTCAACAATCTCCATGAAGGTAAATTGTTTTTCCTTTCGATTGTTTAGAGTCTTGTTTAAGAGATCAAATGTTAATTGCGTTTTTTGGTTTGGATAGAGGGTTTTTGCATTTGGGAAAGGAAGGAGCGAAGGAAACAAGGACATGAAGGCCTTGGTGATTACCATCTtcttaaatgttaaaattactttgattttgatattaatattttataattaagcaaATCTTTTGTATGGTTTATGGGTTTTTCTTTTCTAGTTGGGTGGAAAAGGTGCAAACTTGGCCGAGATGGCTAGCATCGGTTTGTCGGTTCCTCCAGGATTCACAATATCAACTGAAGCATGTCAAGAATATCAACAGCTAGGAAAAAACCTGTCGGATCAGTTATGGGGAGAAGTTATGATGGGTTTGAAAATAGTCGAGAAAGATATGGGTGCTTCACTAGGAGATCCTTTCAATCCCCTTCTTGTTTCCGTTCGATCTGGAGCTGCAGTAAGTTCTCTCCATGTCttattaattttgtgtttttgtttttattttcatatttttgtggcttttttcttttctttttaatgtCGTTTTCGTTTTCGTATGATATGgaccatttattttaattgatctCTAAGGTATCGATGCCTGGCATGATGGACACTGTTCTTAACCTCGGATTAAACGATCAAGTTGTGCGTGGACTGGCTGCTAAAAGTGGAGAGCGGTTCGCATATGATTCGTACAGGCGTTTTCTCGACATGTTTGGTGATGTAGTAAGTAAACAATCTTTTACCGACGCTAGTAGAAATAAACGTCGCCAATTTAATGTCGATAAAACTTTTACCGATGTTAATAAAATAACCGTCgctaattaaatgataaaaacgATAGGTCATGGGAATTTCACACTCATTGTTCGAGGAAAAGTTAGAGAAACTGAAACACTTGAGAGGAGTTAAACTTGACACTGAACTCACAGCTTCGGATTTGAAGGAGTTAGTTGAGAGTTATAAATCAGTATATGTCGAAGCAAATGGAGAGAAATTTCCTTCAGGTATTGAAAGATATAGCGGCGGTTTATACTTGCGATCGTATAGAGAAATTTTGATTGAATGTAAATaacatgcatgcatgcagatcCAAAGAAACAGTTGGAGTTGGCAATTAAAGCTGTGTTTGATTCATGGGATTGTCCTAGAGCAATCAAATACAGAACGATAAATCATATAACCGGATTAATGGGTACTGCTGTAAATATCCAAACAATGGTATTTGGAAACATGGGAGATACTTCAGGTACTGGAGTTCTTTTCACCAGGAACCCTAGTACTGGAGAAAACAAACTTTATGGAGAGTTTCTAATTAATGCCCAGGtcttttaatttcttgatttcTCTTTAATccttatataattatttcatatcatctaaattaaattaaccaTATTCATAACAGGGTGAGGATGTTGTTGCTGGCATAAGAACACCACTAGACATTGTTGCCATGAAAAATTCAATGCCTGGAGCTTATCAAGAACTTGTAGAAAATTGTCATATTTTAGAGCGCCATTACAAGGATATGATGGTAATAActaattataagttataacccatatgaaacaaggcctaaatatgatttggttttgaattttgattgcAGGACATAGAATTCACTGTTCAAGATAAGAGACTTTGGATGCTGCAATGTAGAATAGGCAAGAGAACAGGTAAAAGTGCAGTTAAGATTGCTGTGGATATGGTTAATGAAGATTTAGTGGATAAAGTAACTGTAATTAAGATGGTTGAACCAAGACATCTTGATCAACTTCTGCACCCTCAGGtacaaaagaaattaaagactcgataatttgaattaatcatCTTACTGATCAATGTAACTCATGTAGTTTGAAGATCCATCTGCTTATAAAGAGAAAGTACTCACGAAGGGTTTACCAGCATCTCCTGGAGCTGCGGTTGGTCAGATTGTTTTCAAGGCTGAAGATGCTGAATCATGGAATGCTCAAGGAAAGACTGTCATTCTTGTTAGAACAGAAACCAGTCCAGAGGATGTTGGTGGCATGCATGCAGCTACTGGAATCTTGACAGCCAGAGGTGGAATGACATCTCATGCAGCTGTTGTTGCCCGTGGTTGGGGTAAATGTTGTGTTGCTGGTTGTTTTGACATTCGTGTAAACGATGTAGACAAGGTAATTATGTAAACAAAAAGATtctgaaaatataaaaagaaaaaagattatCTTGTCAGCTCATATGATGATTATTGATCTGGATTTTAGGTGTTAGTTATTGGGAAAACGACTATGCATGAAGGAGAATGGATTTCGCTAAACGGGACAACAGGGGAAGTGATTTTCGGTAAACAAGCGCTGGCTCCTCCATCTTTGAGTGATGATTTGGAGACATTTATGTCTTGGGCTGATAAGAAGAGAAAAATCAAGGTTATGGCTAATGCTGATTCACCAGCAGATGCAATTGCGGCAAGAAACAATGGAGCAGAGGGAATTGGTCTTTGCAGGACAGAACACATGGTAAGAAACAAACTTTAAACAATGATTGAttcatgttttttaataaataaaaaaatcaactttttcTGATATGGGGCGTGATTTTCAGTTCTTTGCATCGGATGAGAGGATTAAAACTATGAGAAAGATGATTATGTCTGTCACACAAGAACAGAGACAGGCTGCACTAAATCAGTTATTGCCTTTTCAAAAATCAGACTTTGAAGGAATTTTCCAAGCAATGGATGGTCTGCCTGTTACTATTCGACTTCTAGATCCTCCCCTCCATGAATTTTTACCCGAAGGCGACATTGATCAAATTGTCAAAGATCTAACAGCAGAAACCGGTTTAACTAGTGATGAAGTATACTCCAAGATCGAGAATTTATCTGAAGTCAATCCTATGATGGGATTTCGCGGCTGCAGGCTCGGGATATCATATCCAGAACTAACTGAAATGCAGGCACGAGCCATACTTCAGGCTGCGATATCAACTAGGAATCGTGGTTTTACAGTTCTACCTGAAATAATGGTTCCTCTTATTGGCACACCCCAGGCATGCATGAATGAATCTGCAGATTTTCTTTCTAAATCTCTTATACATGAtagaatatttgatttatgtttatgTTCATGATCATCATCTTCACAGGAACTAGAAAATCAGGTGAGTTTGATTCGCAGTGTTGCCAAGAGAGTGTTTACTGAAATGGGCTCATCAGTGAACTATAAGGTGGGCACCATGATAGAGACTCCTCGAGCTGCCCTGGTTGCAGATAAGGTACAACAATTTGTAAACTAATACTTTGTCATTGATCATGATTATGTGTTGTCTTTTTTTGTGTCTAATTTGTTGTTGAGATTTGCAGATAGCTAAGTTATCTGACTTCTTCTCGTATGGAACAAATGATCTTACACAAATGACATTTGGGTATAGCCGAGATGATGTTGGAAAATTCATTCCAACTTACTTATCTAAAGGAATCCTCCAGAATGATCCATTTGAGGTTGGTTggttgattgttttttttagagaatGCTGTTTAAAAGCTAAAACCATTATTATCGAGTGGATTTCAGGTACTTGATCAGGAAGGTGTAGGTCAATTGGTGAAGATGGCTACTGAAAGAGGCCGCAAATCTAAGCCAGGATTGAAAATAGGAATATGTGGAGAACATGGTGGGGAGCCTTCTTCAGTTGCTTTCTTTGCTCAAATTGGTCTTGACTATGTTTCATGTTCTCCTTTCaggtatttattttataaactatagtattctgttttcatttttttgacaaatttgtTACAAAATTCTCTGTTTTCATTGTTGTTAGGGTCCCTATTGCTAGACTTGCAGCTGCTCAAGCTGCTCTTTGAGAAAGGAGGACTCGATGTTTTcgcaatttttattttttttataaataaaatcttacCTTGTTCATGTAATAATAACACTAATCATAATAATATGCGAGAGCTCTGATGAGCTTGTAAATCCTCTGTCTGAGACTAGGCTTGAGGGTCTTGTTTTCTTTACTATTTAGGTTTCTATGTTTTGATCCATAAATTCAATGCAATTTTTCTTGATTCATTGAAGGttcttgttttctttattatagGTATTATATGTTCTTAGAGAAATGATAGGGAGCACGACTTTGGGGGAGCGACTTGTACAGCGAAAGTGACTTCGCTGTTATACTAAAGTGATatcgttgttatacaaaagagaaCTCGTATAACAGCGAAGTCATTTTCGTATAACAGTGAGGTCACTTTCGTTGTACGA is part of the Impatiens glandulifera chromosome 1, dImpGla2.1, whole genome shotgun sequence genome and encodes:
- the LOC124922679 gene encoding pyruvate, phosphate dikinase, chloroplastic-like, whose protein sequence is MKRVFAFGKGRSEGNKDMKALLGGKGANLAEMASIGLSVPPGFTISTEACQEYQQLGKNLSDQLWGEVMMGLKIVEKDMGASLGDPFNPLLVSVRSGAAVSMPGMMDTVLNLGLNDQVVRGLAAKSGERFAYDSYRRFLDMFGDVVMGISHSLFEEKLEKLKHLRGVKLDTELTASDLKELVESYKSVYVEANGEKFPSDPKKQLELAIKAVFDSWDCPRAIKYRTINHITGLMGTAVNIQTMVFGNMGDTSGTGVLFTRNPSTGENKLYGEFLINAQGEDVVAGIRTPLDIVAMKNSMPGAYQELVENCHILERHYKDMMDIEFTVQDKRLWMLQCRIGKRTGKSAVKIAVDMVNEDLVDKVTVIKMVEPRHLDQLLHPQFEDPSAYKEKVLTKGLPASPGAAVGQIVFKAEDAESWNAQGKTVILVRTETSPEDVGGMHAATGILTARGGMTSHAAVVARGWGKCCVAGCFDIRVNDVDKVLVIGKTTMHEGEWISLNGTTGEVIFGKQALAPPSLSDDLETFMSWADKKRKIKVMANADSPADAIAARNNGAEGIGLCRTEHMFFASDERIKTMRKMIMSVTQEQRQAALNQLLPFQKSDFEGIFQAMDGLPVTIRLLDPPLHEFLPEGDIDQIVKDLTAETGLTSDEVYSKIENLSEVNPMMGFRGCRLGISYPELTEMQARAILQAAISTRNRGFTVLPEIMVPLIGTPQELENQVSLIRSVAKRVFTEMGSSVNYKVGTMIETPRAALVADKIAKLSDFFSYGTNDLTQMTFGYSRDDVGKFIPTYLSKGILQNDPFEVLDQEGVGQLVKMATERGRKSKPGLKIGICGEHGGEPSSVAFFAQIGLDYVSCSPFRVPIARLAAAQAAL